In one Saimiri boliviensis isolate mSaiBol1 chromosome 19, mSaiBol1.pri, whole genome shotgun sequence genomic region, the following are encoded:
- the RAB13 gene encoding ras-related protein Rab-13 isoform X2, whose product MAKAYDHLFKLLLIGDSGVGKTCLIIRFAEDNFNNTYISTIGIDFKIRTVDIEGKKIKLQVWDTAGQERFKTITTAYYRGAMGIILVYDITDEKSFENIQNWMKSIKENASAGVERLLLGNKCDMEAKRKVQKEQANKLAREHGIRFFETSAKSSMNVDEAFSSLARDILLKSGGRRSGNGNKPPSTDLKTCDKKNTKCSLG is encoded by the exons ATGGCCAAAGCCTACGACCACCTCTTCAAGTTGCTGCTGATCGGGGACTCGGGGGTGGGCAAGACTTGTCTGATCATTCGCTTTGCAGAGGACAACTTCAACAACACTTACATCTCCACCATCG GAATTGACTTCAAGATCCGCACTGTGGATATAGAGGGGAAGAAGATCAAACTGCAAGTCTG GGACACGGCTGGCCAAGAGCGATTCAAGACAATAACTACTGCCTACTACCGTGGAGCCATG GGCATTATCCTAGTATACGACATCACGGATGAGAAATCTTTCGAGAATATTCAGAACTGGATGAAAAGCATCAAGGAG AATGCTTCTGCTGGGGTGGAGCGCCTCTTGCTAGGAAACAAATGTGACATGGAGGCCAAGAGGAAGGTGCAGAAGGAGCAGGCCAATAAG TTGGCTCGAGAGCATGGGATCCGATTTTTCGAAACTAGTGCTAAATCCAGTATGAATGTGGATGAG GCTTTTAGTTCCCTGGCCCGGGACATCTTGCTCAAGTCAGGAGGCCGGAGATCA GGAAACGGCAACAAGCCTCCCAGTACTGACCTGAAAACTTGCGACAAGAAGAACACCAAGTGCTCCCTGGGCTGA
- the RAB13 gene encoding ras-related protein Rab-13 isoform X1 — protein sequence MAKAYDHLFKLLLIGDSGVGKTCLIIRFAEDNFNNTYISTIGEPAGHVPDPDSPVTSVSGSRFTSDPTLQFPYRIDFKIRTVDIEGKKIKLQVWDTAGQERFKTITTAYYRGAMGIILVYDITDEKSFENIQNWMKSIKENASAGVERLLLGNKCDMEAKRKVQKEQANKLAREHGIRFFETSAKSSMNVDEAFSSLARDILLKSGGRRSGNGNKPPSTDLKTCDKKNTKCSLG from the exons ATGGCCAAAGCCTACGACCACCTCTTCAAGTTGCTGCTGATCGGGGACTCGGGGGTGGGCAAGACTTGTCTGATCATTCGCTTTGCAGAGGACAACTTCAACAACACTTACATCTCCACCATCGGTGAGCCCGCTGGCCATGTCCCAGACCCCGACTCTCCTGTGACCTCAGTCTCAGGCTCCCGGTTTACTAGTGACCCCACTCTTCAGTTCCCTTACA GAATTGACTTCAAGATCCGCACTGTGGATATAGAGGGGAAGAAGATCAAACTGCAAGTCTG GGACACGGCTGGCCAAGAGCGATTCAAGACAATAACTACTGCCTACTACCGTGGAGCCATG GGCATTATCCTAGTATACGACATCACGGATGAGAAATCTTTCGAGAATATTCAGAACTGGATGAAAAGCATCAAGGAG AATGCTTCTGCTGGGGTGGAGCGCCTCTTGCTAGGAAACAAATGTGACATGGAGGCCAAGAGGAAGGTGCAGAAGGAGCAGGCCAATAAG TTGGCTCGAGAGCATGGGATCCGATTTTTCGAAACTAGTGCTAAATCCAGTATGAATGTGGATGAG GCTTTTAGTTCCCTGGCCCGGGACATCTTGCTCAAGTCAGGAGGCCGGAGATCA GGAAACGGCAACAAGCCTCCCAGTACTGACCTGAAAACTTGCGACAAGAAGAACACCAAGTGCTCCCTGGGCTGA